The following DNA comes from Nicotiana sylvestris chromosome 10, ASM39365v2, whole genome shotgun sequence.
ggggtggaggtcagtcagccatgGGTTTCCTcggagggggaggtcaatcagagggcggtcaggcctgtttctatgcgCTTCCAAGTaaacccgatgctattgcttcagatgctgttattataggtattgttttagtctgccacagagatgcctatatattatttgatcccggttccatcgtttattatgtgtcatcatactttgatcATTATTTGGGTATTCCCCATTAGTTTCTCtgcttcacttgttcatgtatatACCCCGGTGGACGATAATGTTGTTATAGACCGTATAtactggtcatgtgtggtgactattaggtgTCTGGAGACatgtgtggatcttttattattgtgtatggtggattttaatGTCATATTttgcatggattggctatccccgtgtcgtgctattcttgattgtcatgctaagacagtcccttttgctatgctgggtatgacacggatcgagtggcgaggtatgactaattatgttcccagtagagtgatctcattcttgaaagccaaGCGTAtagttaggaagggttgtctttcgtatctagcctttgtgcgGGATGTCAgtgctgagactcccaatattgattctgtttgaattgtgagggattttctcgatatgtttcctacagacctgccgggcatgccaccggacagggatgtTAATTTTGGTactgacctggtgctgggcactcaacccatttctatttcgatgtatcgtatggcactagcggagttgaaagaattaaaggagcagctttaggaactccttgataaggggttcattcggcctagtgtgtcaccttggggtgcaccgattctatttgtgaagagaAAGATgacacaatgaggatgtgcattgattgcAGGAAActaaacaaggtaacaattaagaacaagtatcctttacctctcattgatgatttattcgaccagcttcagggagcgagaatgTTCTCCAATTTGATCTCCGCtaaggttatcactagttgaagatcagggattcggatattcttaagacaacttttaggacccgatatggtcattatgagttcttggtgatgtcttttgggttgaccaacgccccagcaacattcatgcatttgatgaacaacatgtttcagCCTTATTTTTATTCATTCATGATTCTCTTCAtagatgatattctggtgtactcgcgtagtcaggaggagcacgcggagcatttgagagtcgtgttatagagattgaggaaggagaagctttatgtaaaattctccaagtgtgagttttggctcagttcagtggctttcttggggcacgtggtgtctagagagggtatttaggttgatccgaagaggatagaggcggttcagagttggcccaaaccgttctcaaccacagagattcacaactttcttggtttggcgggctattatcgctggtttgttcagaGATTCTTctatatcgcatcgcccttgaccaagttgactcagaaggctGCTTCATttttatggtcggacgagtgtgaggagagctttcagaagctcaagatagctgtAAGGCCCCaaaaaatttcgctaagtaatttaggatttcgtggtgccacgtaggctaattataatattttatgtgctattaacatggtggGAATAAATTgtatttggtaaataagtgtacaagtcttATGGTGAGTCATTTGGGGCCCAAGGAAAGGCCTAAgcctaagtcaaattggaaaattttATAATAGGCAAAGATTCCAAATGTGTTTGCACAAGTCCACACATTGaacgagcatatctaaatatgTATAAGGTATtatatgatgaacaacctatctTATGAAatgtctttgagtctagtttctaacgcttcaaactgTTCGTCATTTAGACATTCCTACAGAacgttatgatcaaattaccaaaggctgaaAAAATGCAATCCTGTATCGAATCTGCGATcgcaaatatgtcgcattttttaCTCTGCGATCGCAGATCTGTCGTAGATTGGGCTAGTGTTGCCCAGATTTAGGCACCTATTTAGTGATGCATTCTGCGGCCTATATTCTTGATTTGTGTTCCATCATGCGATCGCAGACCAGATTTCGGAggcttatttttcctatttttataacccgaccccttTTAATATATACTCTTTGTGGCTTCATTTGGGGtaattttctactgattttagagagagttgagagcataTAGAGAGATAAAGAGAGAGAAGGAGCCTTGCTTCATAATCACCCATCTCTTGCTCGagtcttcaagaatcaaagaacccaatcacatATTCTTtatctaagaggtaaggttctatacattagactttaatttcgagtttggggtataagatgggttattgaggtatgattcttgggtgtagtattatgtatacatgcacgtacaaattaggtttgtgggaagattgttgaacataaataagtaaagattgggttgggaaatgaaggaaaccttgtaaaagagatttgaaatcaagatgctcaactagtatttgataaaatgctcaaatgagctgaaaccatgaataccttcctaatttgtgttcaattttgttatgtctcaaagttgATTGgaattgctagaatttccggaatgtTGTAGTAACTTACGGAAAAGCTCTTTGAGATATGTATGACTAAAatcccgtcttttagaaattgagctgcATTGGTGTTTGTGTAAATGCGGTAAGATTAAGGTTAGATTGTtatattgattgttgtttcatatGAATTGGAGTTGCAACCTTATAGGcatgaaagatgtgtctcaatgTGGTCGAAGTGTTATTCCTGATAACTTGAAAAGGTGCaatgaatatgaatcatgtattgaaatgtCTAGACCTTAAATTAagattgaagctgcatatgttgtgccatctatgtgaagtctcatctatgcttacaattttatttgTTCTTGTGTGCCCATATTAacctaaattacaaatctaacattgaaattgggaatgatgtgagatgtggcctagtgccaactatatgacgtgatagttgtggccccaagtgcctatgaaatgatatatgtgaaagaaagattgaaatgagatgattgaggGAAAAAGGGAAATGCCTTAGTTGGGCGGcatagccgatcgggccgagatcggacgccatgtcgcacacatggtggtattgtatttgtaattgaagtgtatgtctcaaatgaggaaACCTAGTCGATCAGGTCGTGATCgtactccgctcaagatagcagtAATATTGTGGGCAATGATGAatagtatgaaatgccccaaaactaaaagctatgggaaaatggtatgattcttttatttgataatgttgtgGCCATTTAAAgtttttgagttatacttgtgatttccttattcttgtatgaaagttctttcaaaTTAGATGGTGTtcagttatacatactagtactattccatggtactaacgtcccttttgccggggcgctatatttttaaatgaatgtaggtggctccgtagtggatagtgccgatcgcgcgtAGCGTAGTGTCCTCCTCTTAAGGTCTTGGTGAGACCCTTCTTacttcaaggggttatgttgtataCCTTTTGTTGTAGACTCCCACTTTTGACGTATAGCCGAAGCCTTATTGCCGgtatttctacattactcttcagttgtgtttaaaggctccatagacaggttgtgggtggtgtcaGGTATTGAAAATTTGAACTAGATATGTTATTATTTGGCAGAATTTTTCCTTCGTATCTATTAATTGTAATAATCTTGATAGTATGGTTGAACTGTTAATGAAAGACAAAGATAAAAATTGTCAATGTAATGCTCATAAAGTAGGATTTATGGAGTTCATCTCCTTGTTATTCATAAAATTAatttttgggtagaatgaaacctaataggcttgctcCATCGGGCTTGCTCGGTTAAGCACCGGTCGCACCCCTCGATTTTAGGGCGTGACAACAGCATTGACCAcgactccagtgttggttttgccatcagcttcaggttcatataccgtgtattgtgattctttgagagttggtattggttgtgtattgatgcagggggtagggttattgcttatgcttctcatcagttgaatccccataagaagaactaccccgttcatgatttggagttggctgccatagttcatgcgttgaagatttggaggcattacttgtatggtgtgtcttgtgaggtgtttactgatcatcgtagcctccattcatccgggtgtcacgaagatgtatcaggatttgaggcaacactattggtggagaagaatgaagaaagatatcatgggatttgtggctcggtgtctcaattgtcaccaggtgaaatatgagcatcagagaccgggtggcttgcttcagtggatagatattctagagtggaagtgggagaggatcactatggactttgttgttggacttccatggactttgagaaagttcgatgctatttgggtgattgtggatcctGACCAAGTTCGTGCagttcattcctgtgtgtactacctattctttagagcggttggcaaagatctatttccgagagattgtttgtttgcatggtttcctagtttccatcatttcagataggggcactcagtttacttcgcagttttggaggtctgtgcagcgagagttgggtactcaggttgagttgagcacaacttttcatccttagacggatgggcagtccgagcgtactattcagatattggaggacatgttgcgtgcttgtgtcatcaatttcggaggttcatgggatccaTTTCTactgcttgtagagtttgcttataacaacagctaccagtcgagtattcagatggctccatatgaggctttgtatgggaggcagtgtaggtctccagttggttggttcgagcccgataagtctaggctattggggactgatttggtgcaggatactttggagaaggtgaaggtgattcaagagaggcttcgtatagtgcaaccgaggcaaaagagctatgctgataggaaggtttgggatgtgtcctacatggttggtgaaaatgttttgctgaaggttttgcccgtgaagggtgttatgagatttgggaagaaagggaaatcgAGTCCGcagttcattaggccttttgaggtgcttaagaggattggggaggtggattatgagcttTCTTTTCCaacagcttgtcgagtgtgcattcagtatttcatgtttctatgctccggaagtatattggggatatgtctcatgttctggatttcagcacggttcagttggatgatgatttgacctacgatgtggagccagtagctattttgggtcatcaggttcaaaagttgagatcaaaggatatagcttcagtgaaagtgcagtggagagctCAGCCCGTGGATGAGGCTACCTGGtggaccgagcgggagatgcggagcagatatcctcacttgtttgaggcttcgggtatgtttcttgattcattcgcgaacaaacgtttgtttaagttggggagaatgtgacaagccgaccagtcgtctcatgagttacttcTCCGTTTTCCCTGTTTCTACTTCTTTAGGCTTTGTTATCTCTGTTTTgtagtatcgggttggtcggactGAATCCGAAATATTTTGGTAGGATtttagacacttagtctcttttaaggaagtttaagttggaaaagtcaatcggatgttgacttatgtgttagagggctcgaatgtgagtctactggtttggttagctttgggaggtgatttgggacttaggagcatgatcggaatgagttttagaggttcggagtagacttagtcttgaattggctaagttgatattttggtgttttccggttggtaggcgagattttgatataggagtcagaatggaattccgagagttgtagtagttctgctgtgtcaattgggatgtgtgtgcgaaatttcaggtcattcagccgtggtttggttgggttttttatcaagagcgaaatttagaagattttataaagtttggcttgaatccgatgtgttttgggtgatttaatgttgtttgaggtattttggtgattggaacaagtttgaataaggtattgggatatgtttatgcttttggttgaggtcccgatggcctcagggtgatttcggatggttaacgggaagtttggattgttgttgcagttgctgaattgctgcttctggtatttttgcacctgcggattggggaccgcaggtgcggcgctgcATATGCGAGAGAGGAGCTGTAGAAGCGACCAGAGGTATGTTTGactgggaccgcagaagcggctaggagaaccgcatctgcgatgtcgcaaaTGCGGGCGAGGAACCGTAGATGCGGGTGGCTAGGAACTTAAGTGATTCCGTAGAAGCGGATGtagaaccgcaaatgcggtaccataGATGCGGTTGAAGTATCGCAGATGtgaaaatgtctgggcagaacatataagttatttcattcgcaattttgagctatttttacCATTCTTAACTTCGGCTTTGGAGtcttttgggcgatttgaaagagggatttcaagggaacttcattgaggcaAGGGATTTGGATTTAAAACCCATTCCTATGCTAATATTTCACAGATTAAAGCttgaaatcatggaaattaagggtaaAAATtgaggaaactagggcttgggaacataggcctttaattgaggatttgaaggaccatttgtgggcggatttgagaacttttgatatgtatgatcctgtggggagataaggaacctattgatgtaaaaatttctgaatttcaagacgtgggcctggggatcgggttttggtaatttcgggatttatgccctttattgattattttcgctagggcttcgttcccttagcatattttgacgtcctcgttctgattttggataggttaaatgcgagtggaggccgattcaaggggcaaaggtgtcgcgagctagggATTTGATCGGTTCGAGGTagataatgattgtaaatgatgttttgagggtttgaaaccccggattgcacttcgtagtgctgtattgaggtgaagcacatgcttgatgacgagcgtggggtcgtgcactattagggattgtgatttggtccgtcccgattgataattttaccgcgtatttgactgaaatctatttgatatcatcattatttgggctaaacgccatatttaggcttcgtgccaactatttgaactattcagggatttttattgatatttcctcactgttttgactttatagttgaactcagtcatgttattatCCATTGTTtttcatactcaaccatgtttactcaagtttaatacttaaatgatgttttaattgatgtttgggctgagaaacattgttttactattgcccgagtggcttgtgaggattttgactgagtaaggccgagggcctatgttgtgaggaaacatttgatagtgattttgagaccgagggcctgagatatgtatgccacgaggtggcttgattgatatgaggccgagagcctagtgatgacgccacgagatggcttgatattgcgcttgggccgtaaggggcccctacaggagtctgcacactcctagtgagcgcgggtacccattgtgacgtgagattaagcccgaggggatgttattgttctgagatgttgcccagGGGCGATTTTGTTGATacagtgcccgaggggcaaacctttatgtgttcattttccttaattgcctATTATTTACCTGCTATAGTTGAAAAGAGTCTTTTCTTGAAATTTCacttgagttaaaggatttttacctgtCTTTCactaatttactattttaatggttttactgcttcattatggaGTGTCTTgtgccttatgtgttttcttattttcagtctttatttacatttgttactcactgagttggaatactcactttactccctgcacccctgtgtgcagattcaggcgtagttGGTTCCTGTCCTAAGTGCTAATccttccagcttcaggcggacattcggagttcacgaggtagcttcTTGACATCCACAATCTCGTGTTCCtcctcctttatcatttctatcatttttcagacagttgtactagtttataGACTGAGAggtggctagccttgtcttcacgagaggcgccatcatgaccgggttcgggtttaagGTCGTGATAATAAAATGCATGCCCAAACACtacttcaactttcaaaaattatttttcagcaCAACTTGAAaaattcttttttcaagtttcaaccaaATTTATGTCCAAATGCTAGCTTAGAATTATTTCTAACAACTAGATTGCGTCTTCATCATTGAACATACATGGCTTTTTCAAATCTCTAAATTTTAAACTAAGAACTTCTCTCCCAACTTTTATTCTCATCAATCATAATCAATTCATTAATTAGTTATTTCATGAActaaaaaggaaaaattacattgtatagctgctgtaaaaataatagctgaaaaatatatataatttgcatattctctctctctctctctctatatatatatatatatatatatatatatatatatatatatatatatacacacaaacacatacacacacacacacatacacacacattctgtatgttatatacaaaaattatacactttttcggctaccaaatgtaaatagtttctcGCTCGGACTAAACGTGACAATACCCAACTAAAAAGGCTATGTCAAATTAATCATCTTAGTATTCTTAACAGTTAAGATcacttttcttttttgaaaatcAATTAGCTCAATGCGTTTCACCATTCCTCGGCCTAGAATTTTGAAAATGTGGTCAAAAtcactttttgattttaaaaaatctCATTTTTTAGAAATCTTcaaaagcttataagttttcatggacacacatttttgaaaaataaatcggaAAAACAAGAATAAAATTTATGGACAAACAAGTTCCTTAGTATCCATAGTAAACTCTGCAAGAACAACTCATTAAGTGATGACTGAAAATACTATTATTTTCCAAGTCTTGCTGTGGATATTTCAAATGAAGCTACTCCACACACACGTTCCTTTCACTTTGAATTTTCATGTTGATGTTACTACTCATTATGAACATATTCTTTAGTCTAATTTTCATTGCCAGGGATCATAAGTTAGTAAATAGTCAGTCATTCAAGTCTTCTTCTACTATTTTGAACTACTAGGGCTCATTTGATATGAGGTATATAAGGGATAATTAATCCCGAGATTAAATTTGAGACGAGTTTATCCCACATTTGGTTGGAAAAATATAGCGGTATAACTAATTTCGAGATTATTTATTATGATATTGTTGCATTATTCTTATCCCGATGGGAAGGTGAGATAACAATTCCCAAATAACTAATCTCAAAATAACTAATCATGGGATAACTTAtgtgatgacctgataggtcatctagagttttaaaATCTAATTCTGTGTTTCAAAGGCTCAAATACCTTATTTTAGCCTTTCTAAATTTGCGCATACAGTCTGGGTGTTATTCCGGAAGGATTTTGTGTTAAAActgataaaatataaaattttgccttgaaaatccatttgagttgacttcggtcaacattttgagtaaacggacccagatTCGTATTTTAACGGTCTTagtgggtccgtatcgtgatttggtacttgagcatatgcccgaaatcaaattcgaAAGTCCCTAACTCAAGTTATCGcattttgttgaaatttgaaaggttaaaggcttaatgaatcaaaaggtttgaccaatatttgactttattgatatcgggtccTTATTTTGGTTCTAGAACCCGATATAGGcctgatgggttttcaatgtctttgccttatgcttcgtatgttttgatgatctaacaaacttattgttaagaaccagatagagaacctgtaTACATTTCAAATGAACAATGTCGAGTCTCATCTCCAGTAAATGAGTGAACAACCACAAAGGAAGAACACAAcaaggacctggtcccttagggttccccgacagaagtacaagtcaactgtaCAATTGGAACATAATAGCAGAAAGTGATTGTCCGACAgttataaagaggaacacaatagggaccggtcccttagggttctctgaccgAGTTACAAGTCCACTATACAGCTGGAACGAACAACAAAAGGTGACTGTCCACAACTGTACACGCGACAATGCAACAGTTACTTCTTATTGGGAAGAAACatgtaccaagaattgacatcaccattgtgatgtcttttgtagtataacaacctggtgcaaggcataATATTTTTGACTTGGGCATTTAGTGGTATTCTCTCAAGTATTAAAGTGTTCATCcgacattgaagtcactggtgtgagattacaagttagtgaagttgaaagtctacaagtgtaggtcgtggtttttgtccccttgtgtgggatgTTTCAACATAAAAAATCCCTTGTTTCTTTTACTTACTGCTTCATAAGTATTCTCAGTAGAAACTCATAAAGGATCAAgtgctctatagtttggtggactcatataatctatcaattggtatcaaagcgggttctttctaaaaggttaacacctaaaAAGGATCTCAATGGTTGCTCCACCTAAATTTGAGGAAcgacaatcaacctacagacctcatatattcaatggtcagtactacgATTAGTGGAAGACCCGCATGTATGATTTTATAATGGTTGAAGATTCAAAACTGTGGGACATCATCGGTGATGGTCTACATGTTCCTATGAAGAAGCTTGAAGAAACTGGACCAATGGTGCCAAAAGACAGAAAGGAGTATAGTGATATTGACTGAAAAGCCATAAAAAAGAACTATAGCgccaagaaaatcttggtatGTGGTATAGGACTCGATGAGTACAATAGAGTTCAGTTTGCGATATTGCCAAAGAAATATGGAAAGCATTTCAAACTGTacacgaaggaactactcaggttaaaTAGTAcaagattgacatgctcaccacagagtatgagctcttcaggatgaaggatgatgaatctATACAGGATATGCACACTAGATTCACATCCATCGTAAatgagcttcactcacttggagatgttattcctagaaacaagcttgtaagaaAAATCCTTAGTGTTCTACCTAgttcttgggaaagtaaggtaaatgccatcactgaagctaaagatctatAAACTCTAACCATGGATGCACTAATTGGTAATTtgaagacatacgagatgaaaagaaagaaagacagtgaaaggTGAGAGCTAAAGAAGGAAAAAAACCTGGTACTCAAGGCTGAAAGCAGTGACTCAAGTGAAGAAGATAGTgatatggcctatcttactaaaagATTTTAAAAAATGGTTCGAAGGAATAGTGGTATACCAAAGAGGGGCAATTCAAGTAAGGCAAGAAACAATGATCTTTGTCACAGGTGCGGAAAGCCAGGGtatttcatcaaagactgtccaCTTGCGAAACATGAGCAATACAAACAAAACCTTGATaaagcagcaaaaaggaacctggttccagacAAACGATTCAGTTAAAAACGTGCAACTGACAATATTGTGAAGCAgactcttgctgcttggggagactcctctagtGAATTAGAAAGGGAACCAGATGCAGAAAACAACTCCATGATGGTAGTGGAAACTAAAGCAATGAAGTATGACTCACTGTTTGCGCTGATGGCTcagtctgatgatgatgaagaagatgaagatgatgaggtaaatttcagggatgtttagTGAAATCTAAAATCCTACTCTACTAAAAAGATAAGGTCATTAGCAAACGTTCTAATTGATGCTACtgataaggagatcctgaccacagaactaggagaagctgaacaaactagagatgatctggtggtctGTGTAGTAGACCTAATGAGACCATAACTAACcctggaaaaaaaaaaggaagttctgaatgaaaaaataactagtgtagaaaatgagagagatgacaTGATGGTAGTGGTTGTTGACTTGAAGGAAACAATAGATGGTCTTGGCAATGAGAAACACACTCTAGAAGAAAATATTGCAGCTATTGAGCAAGAGATGGATGAGCTTTTTAGTAATAATCAATGACCTAGAGGAAATCATTGAGGGGatcaatagagaacataggactgtgagtcttgggaaagggaaggaagtagctaCTGAGATACACATCAAGCTTGAAAAGGAATTAACTGATGTGAAAACTAGTTTATGCggtgaacttgagaaaaatcggcaacttcaagctgaattggagaaagtaaaaattgatcttgagaaatctctaaagtggacctggtaCTCAAATGCTGTCACTGCCATGTATCTCAACAATAGCGGAAACAGCcagggaatcgggttccaaagggagaaaactccttacaaccctcatagcaagtacgTCACTGTTCCTCATAACTTGttgtgtacccactgtgggaacaatgggcactttAAAGAATACTGTCAGGCTAGGGTTCAatctgttcagaaaaacaaagtgactACTAAAAAGAGACCACATACCACTTGCAAGAAACGAATGCtgcctgcatggactagaaaagcccTTATCCATCCATTTTCTCATAACAAGGgaccaaactagtttgggttcctaaatgtAACCCATAATTTGCATGTGCAGGGAACAATGAGAGGAAGCGGATTGCAATGGACCATGGACAGTGGATGCTCAAAGCATGTGACTAGAAGAACCATGGATTtcttctcactgaaagccctgcaggaagggaatgtattttttttaaaaagggggTACATTCTCAGTATTGGAAAGGTTGGAAAATCTCTTTGTCACTCAATTCAGAATGTGTACTATATGGATGGCCTGAAGTATAATATCATGAGTGTTTCTCAAATTTATGATAAAGGGAACAAAGCAGAGTTCTTATCGAAAGGTTGCACTGTTACCAATCTGGTAACTAGCAAAGTGGTCTTAGAGGCCTAAAGAAACAAGAACATCTATGCGCTGACTTTGAACTTCTACAAGCTGGTGATATGAGATGCTTGAAGTCAGTTGATGATGAAGCAGAACTCTGGAAGATATGGCATGGACAATGCACATTGACAGTGGAATCGCCAAAAACTTTCTAGACAAAAGCAATAAACACTgcttgctacttggtgaacaggtgtatGATCAGGTCCCTCCTAAACAAAACTCACTATGAGCTGCCAAATGGAAGAAAAACCAAAGACAACTCATCTGAGAACCTTTTGAATGAAAATACCATGTTCTCAACCACGGGAAGGACCAGCTTGGGAAGCTTAATGCAAAAGCCGATGAAGGAATCCTTCTAGGATACTCCCCACAAAGAAAAGGCCAGAAAGTCTACAATAAAAGGGCACACTGGGTGGAAGGAAGTGTTCATGCGCTATTTAATGAGACACCTTTTTCTAACAAAGGAGGAAACAATGATGATCAATGTAATGAAACATCTCTGGTCCCCAGAAAATATCTAAGGTT
Coding sequences within:
- the LOC138878941 gene encoding uncharacterized protein, with product MLTTEYELFRMKDDESIQDMHTRFTSIVNELHSLGDVIPRNKLVRKILSVLPSSWESKTLAAWGDSSSELEREPDAENNSMMVVETKAMKYDSLFALMAQSDDDEEDEDDEIRSLANVLIDATDKEILTTELGEAEQTRDDLVLLSKRWMSFLVIINDLEEIIEGINREHRTVSLGKGKEVATEIHIKLEKELTDVKTSLCGELEKNRQLQAELEKVKIDLEKSLKWTWYSNAVTAMYLNNSGNSQGIGFQREKTPYNPHSKYVTVPHNLLCTHCGNNGHFKEYCQARVQSVQKNKGTMRGSGLQWTMDSGCSKHVTRRTMDFFSLKALQEGNVFFLKRGYILSIGKVGKSLCHSIQNVYYMDGLKYNIMSVSQIYDKGNKAEFLSKGCTVTNLVTSKVVLEA